The following nucleotide sequence is from Pseudonocardia sp. C8.
GCCGCGTTCGGGCCCGCTCCCGGTCCCGCCGGCGTCCCCGGCGCACGGCCGCGACGCGGCCCGCGACCCGTACCGCCCGGGGGCCCCACCCGGCCGGCCACCGGCGCACGGGCCCGCGGGCGCCGGCGCGCCCGGTGCCCAGCGGCCGGCACCGGCCCGGCCCCCGGTCCGCCGGCACGCCGCCGACCGGCTGCCGGAGCAGCACCCGTCCGGCCCCCTCGATCTGACCCCGAAACGCTCCGGGCGGACGAAGGCGTGGCTGGCGGTGCTGTTCGTGCTGCTGAGCGTCGCCGCGGTGCTACTGGCCGTCATGATCCTTCGGGAGACGTCGCCGGGCGGTAGCCGAACCGGCTCGCTCGGCCCCGCCCCCGGTACGGTGGCCGTTGCCGCCGGACGGGAGGCCGGCGGTGCGGGACCGGCGGCCGTCCCCCGTCCGGTCGTCGCCGTACCGCTCCGCACGGAACCGGACACCGTCCGGTGACCCCACGCAACCGGCGGTCCGGCGCACGTGCCGACCGCCCGCCCATGATCACGCCCGCCGACCGGCATGATGAGTACGCCTCCGACCCCGGGAACCTGAACCGATGACGACACCGCGACTGCTGTCCGAGCGCTACGAGCTGGGCGACCCGCTCGGCTACGGCGGCATGTCCGAGGTCCACCGCGGCCTCGACACCCGGCTCGGCCGGGACGTGGCGGTGAAGGTGCTGCGCGCCGACCTGGCCCGGGATCCGCAGTTCCAGCTCCGGTTCCGCCGGGAGGCGCAGAACTCCGCGTCGCTCAACCACCCGGCGATCGTCGCGGTCTACGACACCGGCGAGGTCGAGTCCGAGTTCGGGCCGCTGCCGTACATCGTCATGGAGTTCGTCGACGGCCAGACGCTGCGCGAGATCGTCAAGACCCAGGGGCCGCTGTCCCAGCAGCGGGTGGTCGAGGTCATGGCCGACGTCTGCGCCGCGCTCGACTTCTCGCACCGGCACGGGATCATCCACCGCGACGTCAAGCCCGCGAACGTGATGATCAACAGCGTGGGCGCGGTGAAGGTGATGGACTTCGGCATCGCCCGCGCGCTCGGCGAGGGCCAGAACGTCACCCAGACCGCCGCCGTCATCGGGACCGCGCAGTACCTGTCCCCGGAGCAGGCCCGCGGCGAGGCCGTGGACGCCCGCTCGGACGTCTACGCGGCGGGCTGCGTGCTGTTCGAGCTGCTCACCGGGGAGCCACCGTTCACCGGTGACACCCCGGTGGCCGTCGCCTACCAGCACGTCCGGGAGGACCCGCGGGCGCCGTCCGAGCTCAACCCGTCGGTGCCGCCGGCACTCGACGCGATCGTGCTCAAGGCACTCAGCAAGAACCCGGCCAACCGCTATCAGTCGGCCGGCGAGATGCGCGCCGACCTGGTGCGGGTGCGCAACGGCGAGCCGGTGCACGCCCCGCTGGTGATGAGCGAGTACGAGCGCACCCAGATGATGGCGCACGACGACGCCACCGCGGCCGTCCCGACCCGCCGGCTCGATGCCGGGGCCGCCGGGCCGCCGACCGGCCGGCACACGATGCCCCCGGGCCATCCGGGCTACGACGACGAGGAGCGGGGCGGCCGCGGGAAGAAGGCCGCCCTCTGGGTGGCCGCGCTGGCCGTGCTCGGCCTGCTCGGGTTCGTCGGGTTCCAGATGTTCTCGAACTCGTCGCCGGAGCAGGTCACGGTCCCCGACGTGCTGGGCCAGACCCCGGAGCAGGCCCGCGCCTCGATCACGAACGCCCGGCTGCTGGTCGACATCCAGAACCAGCCCTCGGACGTCGCGCAGGTCGGCCGGGTCGTGCGCACCGACCCCGGCGGCGGCAACCAGGTCGCGGAGAACAGCCGGGTGACGTTGTTCGTCGGAACCGGGCCGGCCCAGGTGACGGTCCCGTCGCTGGTCGGGCGCACCCCGGAGGAGGCGGCGACCTTGCTCCGCGACGCCGGGCTGCAGCTCGGCGGCACCACCCAGCAGGACACGACCGATTCGAGCCAGGTCGGCCGGGTCCTCTCCTCCAGCCCGGGGCCGGGCGAGAGCGTCGCGGGCAACTCCCCGGTGGCGATCGTGGTCGGCCGCGAGCAGCAGACGATCGCGGTGCCGGACGTGGCCGGCCGGTCGCCCGAGGAGGCGCGGAGCACGCTGCAGGGCGCCGGGTTCAGTTCGGTCTCCGTCAGCCAGGTCGACGGCGGCGGGCAGGCCGGTCAGGTGGTCGGCACCGACCCGGCCGCCGGCACCCGGGTGCCCCGGGACCGCACGATCACCATCCAGGTGAGCCGGGGCAACCAGGCCGAGGTCCCGAACGTCACCGGCCAGCGGGTCGAGAACGCGGTGAACACGCTGCGCGAGGCCGGCCTGTCGTTCCAGATCCGGACCACCGACGTGTCGGACCCCTCGCAGAACGGCGTGGTGCTGAACCAGAACCCGTCGGGCGGCTCCCGGGCGTCGGACGGCCAGCAGGTCCAGCTGACCGTCGGGCGTCACTCCGGCGGCGGCGGCAACGGCGGTGGCGGCAACGGCGGCAACGGCGGGGGCGACGGCGACGGTGGTAACAGCAGCGACTCGAGCGAGACGTCCGACAGCGGGTTCCCCTTCAACTGATCTGGAAGGATGGCGGCGTGCGGGTTCTCGTCGTCGACAACTACGACAGCTTCGTCTACAACCTGGTCCAGTACCTGGCCCAGCTCGGTGCGGAGCCGGTCGTCCGCCGCAACGACGAGGTCGAGCTCGACGAGCTCGACGAGGTCGGTGCCGTGCTCGTCAGCCCCGGACCGGGCACGCCGGAGCGGGCCGGGCGCAGCGTCGAGGTCATCCGGCGGGCCGCGGACCGCGGCACCCCGCTGCTGGGCGTGTGCCTGGGCCACCAGGCGCTCGCGACGGCCTGGAACGGCGTCGTCGAGCGTGCGCCCGAGCTGCTGCACGGGAAGACCTCGCAGGTGTTCCACGACGGCGTCGGCGTGCTCGGTGGCCTGCCCTCGCCGTTCACGGCGACCCGCTACCACTCGCTGACGATCGCGCCGGACGGCCTGCCGGGCCAGCTGGAGGTCACCGGGCGGACCGAGACCGGTCTGATCATGGCCGTGCGGCACCGCGAGCTGCCGATCGAGGGCGTCCAGTTCCACCCGGAGTCGGTCCTCACCGAGGGTGGTCACCGGATGCTGGCGACCTGGCTGGGGCAGGCGGGGTTCGCCGTCCCCGACGAGATCGTGAACCGGCTGTCCGACGAGATGGCCGCGCTCGTCGCCGGGGTCTGACCCGTTCGATGGGCCTGCGTGACGCCGGTGGGCGCTGATCCGCGCTACCGTGGTGGTGGATCCGGGCCGGTCGCTCCCCGGTGCGCCGGACCGCGGATCCCGCCCCCGGCCGGCGCAGCGGCCGGACGACGTGTCCGCAGCGACAGCCCGATGAGGTCGTAGACCATGCCGAAGTCGAAGGTCCGCAAGAAGGCGGCGTACACGCCGCCGCCGGTGAGCCGCACCCCGCAGAAGGTCGCCGGCCCGACACATCCCGCCTACATCGCGGTCATGGTCGCCATGTGGATCCTCGGCCTGGCCTGGCTGGTCGTGAACTACCTCGCCGGCCCGTCGATCCCGTTCATGGCGGCGCTGGGCAACGCGAACTTCATCATCGGCTTCTCACTCATCGTGATCGGCCTGCTGATGACCATGCGTTGGCGCTGACCTGCAGAAACACATTGATGTCAGCTTATCCTCACTGTGGACTGCGGCTGTGGACAACCGCGGATGAGCACCCTGAGTGATCAGGACGGGCGGTCTTCCTGGTCGGCACCGGCCGGTGCCGTCGTCGCGTTGTGGGTCCTGGCCCTCGCCGCGGCCGGCTGGCTGACGACGCTCGTCGTCAGCGGTGGTGACCCCGCCGGGCAGCTGATCGCGGGCCTCGCCGCGCTGGGCCTGGCGCTGGCCGCCGCGTCCGGCACCCGGGCGCGGCCACGGCTCGAGGCGGGGCCGGACGGCCTCACCGTCCGGCGGCTGACCTGGACCCGCCACGCGCCCTGGGCCCGGGTCGACGACGTCCGGGTGCTCCGGACCCGCCGCTTCGGCCGGGAGTCCGCGCTGCTGGAGCTGGACCTGCGCGACGTCGACGGCGGCGAGCGCCTGGTGATCCTGGGCCGCCCCGAGCTCGGAGCGGACCCGGAGGACGTCGCCGAGGCCCTGGCGGCCCTGCGCCCGCCGCGCCCCTGAGCCGCGCTGCACGCCCACCCCGCCCCGCGACCACGCCGCACAGGCTGCCCCGCACCGCACAGGCTGCCCCGCACCGCACAGGCTTCCCGCGTACCGCACGGATTACCCGCGCACCGCACAGGTCCGGTCTCGTGCGGCGACCGGCGAACCTGTGCGGCGTCGGCATCGGGGCGGCGCGCGGCACCAGCATCGGGAGCGGCGCGGGAGCGGGTGGGCACGGGGCGGGAACGGGCGGGCGTGGGTCAGATCAGCGTGACCGCGGCACCGATCAGCGCCAGGGCCGCGACGGCGGCAGCGGTGACCGCGACGATCTGGATCTGCCGCCGGTGCGCCGACCCGGCGCCGAGGTAGAGCAGTGCGGCCGTGACGGCGGCGCCGAACACGAGGCCGCCGAGGTGCCCCTGCCAGGAGATCTGGGGGACGGTGAAGCTGATGACGACGTTGAGCGCGATCACGCCGATGACCTGCCCCGCCGGCAGCCGCAGCCGGCGCAGCAGCACGAACAGCGCCCCCATGAGTCCGAACACCGCGCCGGAGGCGCCCGCGGTCGCGCCCGCCGGGTCGCTGAACAGCATCACGGCGGCGGCCCCGCCGAGGAGCGAGACGCCGTAGACCGCGACGAACCGGGCCCGGCCCAGCACCGTCTCGACCTCGCGGCCGATGACCCACAGGGCGAACATGTTGGCCACCAGGTGCAGGGGGCCGATGTGCAGGAACCCGGACGTGACGATCCGCCAGTACTCGCCGCTCGCGACGAGCGCGGGGACCAGGGCCCCCTCGGCGAACAGGGCGGAGCCGGAGTTCCCGTTGAGGCTGCCGGCGGTGACGACCGTCAGCACGAAGACCGCGACGTTCGCGACGACGAGGCCCTGCATGATCACCGGCCGGCCGCCGGTGCGGCTGGCCCCGGCGACGTTCCGCCAGCGGGGCACGGCTCGCGACGACTGCGCCAGGCAGTCGACGCAGTGCTGCCCGACCGGTGCCGGGCGCAGGCATTCCGGGCACGCCGGTCGCCCGCACCGGGTGCAGGACATCCGGGTCGGCCGGTCGGGATGCCGGGCGCAGACCGGCCGGCTGCCGGTGCCCGCGGGTGGCCCGCCGGCGGGCGGTGGTGCCGCTCCGCCCGGCCGGGGTGTCCCGCCGGCGCCGGGTGTGCCGGGCCACGGGCTCTGGGGTCGCGGGTACGGCGGCCCGTCCGCGCCGTCGGGCCGCGGGGTGTCGCGCGGCTCCCGGGACGGCCCGGATCCGGTGGGGTCAGGTGGTTCGGTCAGGGCGGGGTCAGCTCCGCTCGATGTCGACCTTCTCGATGACCACGTCGCTGAGCGGGCGGTCGGCCTGCCCGGTGGTGGTGTTCGCGATGGTGTCGACGACGGCCCGCGACTCGGCGTCGGCGACCTCACCGAAGATCGTGTGGCGCCGGTTGAGGTGCGGGGTCGGGCCCACCGTGATGAAGAACTGCGAGCCGTTGGTGCCGGGCCCGGCGTTGGCCATCGCGAGCAGGTAGGGCCGGTCGAACTTGAGCTCCGGGTGGAACTCGTCGCCGAACTGGTAGCCGGGGCCACCGCGACCGGTGCCGGTCGGGTCGCCACCCTGGATCATGAAACCGCTGATCACCCGGTGGAAGATCGACCCGTCGTAGAACGGCCCGGAGTCACCGCCGCTGGAGTTCGGCCCGGTGTAGTCCTTGGTGCCCTCGGCCAGGCCCACGAAGTTCGCCACCGTCTTGGGGGCGTGGTCGGCGAACAGGTCGATCCTGATGTCGCCCACGTTCGTGTGCAGGACGGCCGTCGTCTTGGCGTTTCCTGGTTCCGTCACGGCTACCATCGTGCCAGTACGCAGCCGCATCAGTGGAAAGCAGGTCCCGATGACGAGCATCGAGCGCAAGCGGGCCAAGGCCCGCAAGGACGCCACCGAGGCCGTGCACGCGTTCGCCGACGCCGGCCGGATCGCGGGTGGTACTGCCGTCTCCACTGTGTCCGACGCGGTCGCGCATGGGGTGGAGGACGCCCGCCGCACGCTCGCCGCCGCCATCGACCCGGACCCCGCGCCGCGGACCCGCCGCCTGCCGTGGATCCTCGCGGTGCTGGTGCTGACCGGGCTCGCCGCCTACGCCTGGGCGGCCCTGCTCCGCCGGGAGCGCGCGGTCGACCCGGGGACGCCATCACCGACGACACCGCCGTCCGAGGAGCAGATCCACGGCAAGCCGGTCGGCCAGGGCCCGGCGTCGAGCAACCCGAGCTGACCGCGGTCAGAGCACCGCGCCCAGGAACCCGGTGACGGTGGCGGCGTAGCCGTCCGGGTCGGCGTTCCAGCTGCCGGTGTGCTCGGTGCCGGCGAACTCCTGGTAGGTCACCGGCCAGTCCAGCCCGGGCGCTGCGGCCGCGAGGTCGCGGCTCAGCGACACGGGGACGGCGGTGTCGCCGTCGCTGTGCAGCAGCAGGGTCGGCGGGCGGACCGCGGGCGGGTTGCGGAGCAGGTCGAACCGGTCGAGGTCGATCCCGATCCGGCGCTCGGTGAACCGGGCCGCCACCCCCGCCAGCGACGGCGGCAGCACCCGGTTGCGGGCCTGCTGGCGCAGGGTGCGGCGCCAGTCGAGCAGCGGTGCGTCCCAGACGACCGCCGCGACCGCACCGGCGTACCCGGAGCGGTCGAGGAACGCGCCGCCCACCGCGGCCCCCATCGACCACCCGACCAGCACCAGCCGGGTGGCGCCCCGGTCGAGCGCGTAGGCCGCCGCCGCGGCCACGTCACGCCACTCGGTGTCCCCGAGGTGGGACCGGCCGTCCGGCGGGTCCGGGGCGGCGCCGTCCCCGCGATAGCTGATCACCAGCGACGTCAGGCCGGCCGCGTGCAGCGCGGGCAGCGCCCGCAGCGACTCCCGCCTCGTCCCCCCGCGACCGTGCACGCACAGCGCCCAGGTGTGCCCGCCCGCGTCCGCCGGGGCCGGGACGAGCCAGGCCGGGGCGGGGCCGAGCTCGGTCGGGACCGCGACGTCGTCGAACACCAGGCCGCGTGCCCCGGGATCGGGGTCGAAGGGGCCCGCGTCGAGCACCGCCGGGCCGGTCGCCGGGACGGGGCCACCCCGCAGCTCGCGCACCACCCGCCGCCGGCCGCACTCGAGCACCGGCCCGACCACGCTCAGGCCGGCCGCGCCGCGCAGCCCCCACACGCCGGGCTGGGCGGCCAGCCTGCTGCGGGCCAGCTCGACGATGCCGGACCCGGCCTCGAGCACCCGTTCGGGGAGGCCCGGGTTCTGCGCCGGGTGGAGCAGTACGGTCGAGTACCGCCAGGAGACCGCCGCGGCGGCCGCTCCCCCGGCTCCACCGAGGGCGCCGGCCAGGACGCCGGCGACGTAGCCGGTGCCCGGCCGGGCGGACGGGGTCGGGACTGCGCGCACGCCGTCATCCTGCTCCCCGGTCCGTGAGCGGCGCACCCGGGATCGACTACTCCATGGTGACCACAGCTGACAGCCGGCTCTCACCTCGCCACCCGTCCGAGTGAAGTTGCCAACCATGATCGCTCCGAAGCGCAACAACTCACCTGATGGGTCGTTCCCCTTTCGGAGGCACATGTGCCTCGCTCCCCAACCCCCATCAGTTCGAAAGGACGCGCGAATGAACTCGCTCGCCCGTAACGCGCTCCGGTTCTCCCTGGCCGGCGCTGGTGTCGCCGTGCTGGGCGCCGGTGTGGCCGGCCAGGCTTCGGCCGCCGAGCTCCCGGACCTGCCGGAGGCCCCCGACGCCTCGGCGTTGACCGACGCCGTGCCGGCCCCCGGCGAGGACGGCACGGTCTCCACCCCGGAGAGCTCGGTGACGTTCGGCCAGCTGCAGGCCCCGCAGGCGGAGGCGTCCGGCCTGCCGGAGCTGCCCGCCTCCGACGGGCTCCCGGGTCTGCCGGAGCTGCCCTCCGCCGACTCGCTGCCCTCGGCCGACGCGCTCCCGTCCGCCGACTCGCTGCCCTCCGCGGACGCGCTGCCGTCCACCGACGCCCTGCCGTCCGCCGACGCCCTGCCGGGCGCCGACTCGCTGCCGGGCGCGAACGCGAAGGCCGAGGCGGGCACGCACCAGTCCGACCACGAGGACGAGTCCTCGGAGGACGAGGAGTCCGAGGAGGGGGCCGGCTCCCCGCTCGACGCGCTCCCGATCGACACCCCGGAGCTCCCGAGCGCCCCGCAGCTCCCCGGCGCCGACGCGCTGCCGACCGCGACGACGCTCCCGGCCCCGGCCGGCCTCCCGAGCGCCGGCGACCTGCCGGTCGACCAGCTGCCGTCCGCGGACGCGCTGCCCTCCGCCGACGCGCTCCCGCTGCCCTCCGCGGACGCGCTGCCGCAGCCGAACCCCGAGGCGCTGCCGACCCTGGACATCCCGGGTGTCATGTACGTCGAGGCGCCGTCCGTCAACGCCGGCTGACGCACCGGTCCCACCGGCACGCCCGGCCGGCCGCCCCGCCCGCTCCCTCCCAGCCTCGAGCGGGCCGGGCGGCCGCCGACGCGTGCGATCCCGACCGTCAGCACCACCCGTGGCGGGGCTGCGGCGGCGGGGCCGGCACCACCGGCGCCCGCACGATCAGCTCGTAGCGGTCGAAGTCACCCTCGTCGTCCTGCACGTGCCGGACGAACCGGAACCCGGCCCGGCGCGCCACCCCGATCGACGGCACGTTGTCCGGGTCGACGTCGATCGAGATCCGGTCGACGTCGCCGCGCTCCCCGAGATAGCGCGCTGCCAGCCGCACCGCCCGTGTCGCGAGACCCCGCCGGCGGTACGCCGGGTAGATCCCGTAGGCCAGGCCGGCGCGCCGGGCCGCAGGATCCAGATCGGCGTCGATGGTCCCGGCGAGCACCGCACCGCCGGTGATCCGGATGCCGAAGCTGAGTTTCGGGCCGTCGTCGGCCCAGCGTTCGATCGCCCGGCGGACGTGCGCCCGCACGGTCGCGAGGTTCCCGGGTCCGCCGTTGAGCCAGCGGATCAATTCGGCGTCCTCACCGGCGAGGTGCGGCTCCACATCGTCCCAGCGCAGCGGGCTGAGGACGACCACACCGTCCGCCAAGGTGTTCGAGGGCCGGGCCACGCATCCATCCTGCCGCACCCGTCGCGGTCCGTGACCGGGCCCTCCGTCCGTGGTGACCCCGGACGGTGGACTCACCTTCCCGGTGACGTCCCGACCCGGTAGCGGACGAGCAACGTGTCGTCGCCGGTGACGACGCTGACCAGCTCGAGGCGCTCCGGGTCCATGCCGGCGCCGCGGGCGATCCGGGCGGCGTCGCCGGAGACGAGGAACGGCGCGACGGTGAGCCGCAGCTCGTCGACCAGGCCGGCCTCGGCGAGGCTGCCGAACAGCGCGGGCCCGCCCATGCAGTTGATCCGGTGCAGCCCGCGGCGGCCGAGCTCGGCGACCACGGCGGCCAGGTCCACCGACCGGTCGCCGACCAGCACGACGTGCGCGCCCGCGGCCGCCCAGCTCGCGCGCAGCCGCTCCGGCGCCGCGGCGCAGGTGAACACGATCGTCGGGACCAGCGTGTCGGTGAGCACCGGCGCCGACGGGCCCAGTGACCGTCCGGTCGAGGTCACCACCGCCGTCGCCGGTACCGGCTCCAGCCCGAAGCGGTGCCGCCGGTCGGCCATCCGCTCGTCCGGTTTCACCCCGGTGAAGCCCTCCACGGTGGCGGTCCCGGCACCGACCAGGACGACGTCGGCGAGGTCGGTCCCGAGGTCGAGCACGACCCGGTCCGGGGGCGTGGACAGGCCCGCGGCCAGCCCGTCGACCTCGACGGCGCCGTCCGCGCTGGACACGAAGTTGACCGCGACGTAGGGGGCGCCGGCCGGGTAGGCGTAGAGCCGCTCGAGCGCCTCCACGGACAGCGGCCCGGCACCGGCCGTGGGGAAGATCTGCTGGATGCCGGTCATGCGAGCAGCCTCACCGCGCGCGACGGGGCCCGCTCGCCGCGGACCGTGGCGACCATCTCGCAGGTCTCGCGGGTCGCGCGGGCCTGGTGTGCGCGGACCATCGCGACCCCGCGGTCCGCGGCGATCGCCGTCGCCGCGAGCGTGCCGGTGAGCCGCTCGGAGAGCGGGACGTCGAGCGACTCGCCGACGACGGTCTTGTTCGACATCGCCAGCAGCACCGGCCAGCCGGTGGCGACCATCGCGTCGATGCCGCGCAGCACCTGCAGGCTGTGCAGCGTGTTCTTGGAGAAGTCGATCGCCGGGTCGATCAGGATGCCCTCGGCGGGCACGCCGGCGGCGACGGCCTTCTCCGCCAGCGCGACGGTCTGGGCGATCACCGTGCCGAGTACGTCGGTGTAGCGCGGCCGGTGCGGCTCGGTCCGCGGCGTGACGTGGTCGGTGTGCGCGCTGACGTACCCGGCGCCGTACCGCGCCGCGACCTCGAGGATCCCGCCGTCGGCGGCCGCCCAGTTGTCGTTGACGAGATCGGCCCCTGCCGCGCAGACGGCGTCGGCCGGACCGGCACGGAAGGTGTCCACCGAGATCACGACGTCCGGGAACTCCCGGCGCGCCCACTCCACGGTCGGGACGACCCGGTCGATCTCCTCCTGCTCGGTGACCTCGGTGCCCGGGCTGGCCGGCACGCCCCCGATGTCGATCACGTCGGCGCCCTCCCGGACGACGGCGGCGATCCGGTCCCGGGCGGCCTGCTCGGCGAACGTGACCCCGTGGTCGTAGAACGAGTCGGGGGTCCGGTTGACGATCGCCATCACCATCGCACGGTCGCGGTTCCAGGTGCGTCCGCGGAACGTCAGGCTCGGCACGGGTCCTCCTCGCAGCACGACACCGGGGTCCACGTCCGGACCCGGTCCGTGATCCATCTTCACCGCAACCCGACGGGCCCGGCCACCCGGCCGCCGTCCCGCCATGACCTCGCAGGTCATGGCGATGCGCGCCGCCGTCGGCGAGGATCGGCGGCGACCCCCACGACCTGGAGGACACCGTGCCCGCACCGGACCCCGCCGTGCTCGTCGCCGCCATGCCGTTCGCGGAGCTGCTCGGCATCACCGTCACCGACGCGACACCCGAGCGTGCCGTGGCGACGCTGGCGTACCGGCCGGAGATCTGCACGGCGGGCGGGATCGTGCACGGCGGGGCGCTGATGACGCTGGCCGACTCGACCGGTGCGCTGTGCGCCTTCCTCGGCCTGCCCGAGGGCGCGACGACCGCCACGACCAGCTCGCACACGGTGCTGCTGCGGGCGGCCCGTGGCGGGACGCTCACCGCCACCGCGCGGGTGGTGCACCGGGGGCGCCGTGACGTCGTCGTCGACACCGAGGTGACCGACGACGGCGGACGCCCGGTCTCCCGCACCACCCAGACCCAGGCGGTGCTGGGTCCCTGACCGGCCGTCAGCCGACGGGCTCGGGACGCGGCTCCCCGTCGCCGGTCCGCGGCGCCCGCGGGGGCGGTGGCTGCTCCAGTGGCGCGGTGAGCACGGCGACGCAGGCGTCGATCAGCCGGGTCGCCCACTCGGTCCGCGGCGGGTGGGAGTCGTCCTTCTCGTGGTCGGCGATCGTGTGGATGAACAGGTGGGTGACCATCCGCCACCGTTCCGCATAGACCTCGGCGGGCAGGTGGTCCAGTGCCCGCTGCAGTCCCTCGCGCACCGCGCGGAGGCTGGATGCGATCTGCCAGCTGTCGGAGACCCGGTAGTTCGGGGAGGCGGACAGCTGGGCGAGGAAGCGCGCGTAGTGGCAGCCGGGTTCGCCGACCGCCTCCACCAGTGGCCGGACCAGTGCCTCGACGAGCGTGCGGGGGTCGGCCGCCCGTCCGCTCGCGTACACCTGCGCCAGGTGCTCGAGCCGTCGTTCGTTGATCTGGCCCATCCGGTACTGGAAGACGGCGGTGACGAGATCCGGCCGCGGACCGAAGTGGTACTGGATCGCGGACGCGTTGCGCTGCCCGGCCGCGGTGACGATGTCGCGCAGCGGGACCGCGGCGATCCCGCGTTCGGCGAACAGCCGCTCCGCCGCGAGCACGATCTTGGTCCGGGTGTCCGAGGGGCCGGCGCCGGCCGCCGTTCCGGTCCCGGCCCCGTCGGCGTCGGTGCGGCGCGGCGTCGCCCGGCCGGGGCGGGCTGATGGACCTGACACGGAATCGAGTATACGGCGAGCCTTGACTATTGATGCCAGTTCATTAATTCTTGTGCGCAGCGCATCAGTGGTCCGGGTCGACCGGGCCAGCACCACACCGCGGTGGGACGCCCGCTCCACCGGACGGTTCGACGATCAGAGCGGGCTTCGCATCGCACCGGAGCGAGGTGCACATGCCTCAGGGGAACCGCACCGACACCGATGGCGGTACACCGTCACGAGCACTCGCATGGACGATCACGGGCCTGCTCCTGGTCTTCATGCTGATCAATTTCGCGGACAAGGCGGTGCTCGGGCTCGCCGCCGTGCAGATCATGGACGAGCTGGACCTGACCGCCGGCGAGT
It contains:
- the pknB gene encoding Stk1 family PASTA domain-containing Ser/Thr kinase; this encodes MTTPRLLSERYELGDPLGYGGMSEVHRGLDTRLGRDVAVKVLRADLARDPQFQLRFRREAQNSASLNHPAIVAVYDTGEVESEFGPLPYIVMEFVDGQTLREIVKTQGPLSQQRVVEVMADVCAALDFSHRHGIIHRDVKPANVMINSVGAVKVMDFGIARALGEGQNVTQTAAVIGTAQYLSPEQARGEAVDARSDVYAAGCVLFELLTGEPPFTGDTPVAVAYQHVREDPRAPSELNPSVPPALDAIVLKALSKNPANRYQSAGEMRADLVRVRNGEPVHAPLVMSEYERTQMMAHDDATAAVPTRRLDAGAAGPPTGRHTMPPGHPGYDDEERGGRGKKAALWVAALAVLGLLGFVGFQMFSNSSPEQVTVPDVLGQTPEQARASITNARLLVDIQNQPSDVAQVGRVVRTDPGGGNQVAENSRVTLFVGTGPAQVTVPSLVGRTPEEAATLLRDAGLQLGGTTQQDTTDSSQVGRVLSSSPGPGESVAGNSPVAIVVGREQQTIAVPDVAGRSPEEARSTLQGAGFSSVSVSQVDGGGQAGQVVGTDPAAGTRVPRDRTITIQVSRGNQAEVPNVTGQRVENAVNTLREAGLSFQIRTTDVSDPSQNGVVLNQNPSGGSRASDGQQVQLTVGRHSGGGGNGGGGNGGNGGGDGDGGNSSDSSETSDSGFPFN
- a CDS encoding aminodeoxychorismate/anthranilate synthase component II gives rise to the protein MRVLVVDNYDSFVYNLVQYLAQLGAEPVVRRNDEVELDELDEVGAVLVSPGPGTPERAGRSVEVIRRAADRGTPLLGVCLGHQALATAWNGVVERAPELLHGKTSQVFHDGVGVLGGLPSPFTATRYHSLTIAPDGLPGQLEVTGRTETGLIMAVRHRELPIEGVQFHPESVLTEGGHRMLATWLGQAGFAVPDEIVNRLSDEMAALVAGV
- the crgA gene encoding cell division protein CrgA → MPKSKVRKKAAYTPPPVSRTPQKVAGPTHPAYIAVMVAMWILGLAWLVVNYLAGPSIPFMAALGNANFIIGFSLIVIGLLMTMRWR
- a CDS encoding PH domain-containing protein, which translates into the protein MSTLSDQDGRSSWSAPAGAVVALWVLALAAAGWLTTLVVSGGDPAGQLIAGLAALGLALAAASGTRARPRLEAGPDGLTVRRLTWTRHAPWARVDDVRVLRTRRFGRESALLELDLRDVDGGERLVILGRPELGADPEDVAEALAALRPPRP
- a CDS encoding rhomboid family intramembrane serine protease, whose amino-acid sequence is MPRWRNVAGASRTGGRPVIMQGLVVANVAVFVLTVVTAGSLNGNSGSALFAEGALVPALVASGEYWRIVTSGFLHIGPLHLVANMFALWVIGREVETVLGRARFVAVYGVSLLGGAAAVMLFSDPAGATAGASGAVFGLMGALFVLLRRLRLPAGQVIGVIALNVVISFTVPQISWQGHLGGLVFGAAVTAALLYLGAGSAHRRQIQIVAVTAAAVAALALIGAAVTLI
- a CDS encoding peptidylprolyl isomerase, which encodes MVAVTEPGNAKTTAVLHTNVGDIRIDLFADHAPKTVANFVGLAEGTKDYTGPNSSGGDSGPFYDGSIFHRVISGFMIQGGDPTGTGRGGPGYQFGDEFHPELKFDRPYLLAMANAGPGTNGSQFFITVGPTPHLNRRHTIFGEVADAESRAVVDTIANTTTGQADRPLSDVVIEKVDIERS
- a CDS encoding alpha/beta fold hydrolase is translated as MRAVPTPSARPGTGYVAGVLAGALGGAGGAAAAAVSWRYSTVLLHPAQNPGLPERVLEAGSGIVELARSRLAAQPGVWGLRGAAGLSVVGPVLECGRRRVVRELRGGPVPATGPAVLDAGPFDPDPGARGLVFDDVAVPTELGPAPAWLVPAPADAGGHTWALCVHGRGGTRRESLRALPALHAAGLTSLVISYRGDGAAPDPPDGRSHLGDTEWRDVAAAAAYALDRGATRLVLVGWSMGAAVGGAFLDRSGYAGAVAAVVWDAPLLDWRRTLRQQARNRVLPPSLAGVAARFTERRIGIDLDRFDLLRNPPAVRPPTLLLHSDGDTAVPVSLSRDLAAAAPGLDWPVTYQEFAGTEHTGSWNADPDGYAATVTGFLGAVL
- a CDS encoding GNAT family N-acetyltransferase, which encodes MARPSNTLADGVVVLSPLRWDDVEPHLAGEDAELIRWLNGGPGNLATVRAHVRRAIERWADDGPKLSFGIRITGGAVLAGTIDADLDPAARRAGLAYGIYPAYRRRGLATRAVRLAARYLGERGDVDRISIDVDPDNVPSIGVARRAGFRFVRHVQDDEGDFDRYELIVRAPVVPAPPPQPRHGWC
- a CDS encoding dihydrofolate reductase family protein; translation: MTGIQQIFPTAGAGPLSVEALERLYAYPAGAPYVAVNFVSSADGAVEVDGLAAGLSTPPDRVVLDLGTDLADVVLVGAGTATVEGFTGVKPDERMADRRHRFGLEPVPATAVVTSTGRSLGPSAPVLTDTLVPTIVFTCAAAPERLRASWAAAGAHVVLVGDRSVDLAAVVAELGRRGLHRINCMGGPALFGSLAEAGLVDELRLTVAPFLVSGDAARIARGAGMDPERLELVSVVTGDDTLLVRYRVGTSPGR
- the folP gene encoding dihydropteroate synthase, with translation MPSLTFRGRTWNRDRAMVMAIVNRTPDSFYDHGVTFAEQAARDRIAAVVREGADVIDIGGVPASPGTEVTEQEEIDRVVPTVEWARREFPDVVISVDTFRAGPADAVCAAGADLVNDNWAAADGGILEVAARYGAGYVSAHTDHVTPRTEPHRPRYTDVLGTVIAQTVALAEKAVAAGVPAEGILIDPAIDFSKNTLHSLQVLRGIDAMVATGWPVLLAMSNKTVVGESLDVPLSERLTGTLAATAIAADRGVAMVRAHQARATRETCEMVATVRGERAPSRAVRLLA